From the Sphingomonas suaedae genome, one window contains:
- the rlmN gene encoding 23S rRNA (adenine(2503)-C(2))-methyltransferase RlmN, translating into MPIPGHIDPVPVPRSLKPRADGRIDLLGLSRDDLRMALETAQLEPKQAKLRAKQLWHWIYNRGVTDFSLMTDISKTMQPWLDQRFVVSRPAVIEAQVSTDGTRKWLLRSDDGQDYEMVFIPDADRGTLCVSSQVGCTLNCRFCHTGTMRLVRNLEPGEIVGQVMLARDALGEWPSQPEGRMLTNIVMMGMGEPLYNFDNVRDALKIVMDGDGLALSKRRITLSTSGVVPMMARAGEEIGVNLAVSLHAVTKEVRDEIVPLNRKFGIEELLQACADYPGANNARRITFEYVMLKDKNDSDADAHELVRLIKHYKLPAKVNLIPFNPWPGAPYECSTPERIRAFQEIVFGAGISAPARTPRGRDIDAACGQLKTAAEKKSRAELDRLAEEKQAALG; encoded by the coding sequence ATGCCCATACCCGGGCATATCGATCCCGTACCCGTTCCCCGCAGCCTCAAGCCGCGCGCGGATGGGCGTATCGACCTGCTCGGCCTGTCGCGCGACGATCTGCGCATGGCGCTGGAGACCGCGCAGCTGGAGCCCAAGCAGGCGAAACTGCGCGCCAAGCAATTGTGGCATTGGATCTACAATCGCGGCGTGACCGACTTCAGTCTGATGACCGACATCTCTAAGACGATGCAACCCTGGCTCGACCAGCGCTTCGTCGTCTCGCGCCCCGCAGTGATCGAGGCGCAGGTCTCGACCGACGGGACGCGCAAATGGCTGCTCCGATCCGATGACGGGCAGGATTACGAGATGGTGTTCATCCCCGACGCGGATCGGGGAACATTGTGCGTCTCCAGCCAGGTGGGCTGCACGCTCAACTGCCGCTTCTGTCATACCGGCACGATGCGGCTGGTCCGCAATCTGGAACCGGGCGAGATCGTCGGACAGGTGATGCTGGCGCGCGATGCGCTGGGCGAGTGGCCGAGCCAGCCCGAGGGGCGGATGCTGACCAACATCGTGATGATGGGGATGGGCGAGCCGCTCTATAATTTCGACAATGTCCGCGACGCGCTGAAGATCGTGATGGATGGCGACGGCCTTGCGCTGTCGAAGCGCCGTATCACCCTGTCCACCAGCGGCGTGGTGCCGATGATGGCGCGCGCGGGCGAGGAGATCGGGGTCAACCTCGCCGTTTCGCTCCATGCCGTGACCAAGGAGGTGCGCGACGAGATCGTGCCGCTCAACCGCAAATTCGGGATCGAGGAACTGCTTCAGGCGTGCGCCGACTATCCCGGCGCGAACAATGCCCGGCGCATCACGTTCGAATATGTGATGCTGAAGGACAAGAATGACAGCGACGCCGACGCGCACGAGCTGGTGCGGCTCATCAAACACTATAAGCTGCCCGCAAAGGTAAATCTGATCCCGTTCAACCCCTGGCCCGGCGCGCCCTATGAATGTTCGACGCCCGAACGGATCCGCGCGTTTCAGGAGATCGTGTTCGGTGCGGGCATTTCCGCCCCCGCCCGTACGCCGCGTGGCCGCGACATTGACGCCGCCTGCGGCCAGCTAAAGACTGCGGCGGAGAAGAAGAGCCGGGCGGAATTGGATCGGCTGGCGGAAGAGAAACAGGCAGCACTGGGCTAG
- a CDS encoding outer membrane beta-barrel protein, which yields MRKIVILAALAAATVASPALAQSGEGRAEVRGGIAWAQGQEEAFAGIAAGYDFDLGDTAFVGAEVSADKVLAGGADVLFSVGGRVGAKVGDAGRVYALGGYGFTEGDDGAFAGAGYQHNLGEKLFAKIEYRRTLVEGPDVNFAGVGVGLRF from the coding sequence ATGCGTAAGATCGTAATTCTTGCGGCCCTTGCTGCCGCCACCGTCGCCTCGCCTGCGCTCGCTCAGTCCGGCGAAGGCCGCGCCGAAGTTCGTGGCGGCATTGCCTGGGCACAGGGCCAGGAAGAAGCGTTTGCGGGAATCGCGGCCGGTTATGACTTCGACCTGGGCGATACCGCGTTTGTCGGCGCCGAAGTGTCGGCCGACAAGGTCCTTGCCGGTGGCGCGGACGTGCTGTTCAGCGTCGGCGGCCGCGTGGGTGCGAAGGTCGGCGATGCAGGCCGCGTCTATGCGCTTGGCGGCTATGGCTTCACCGAGGGTGACGATGGCGCATTTGCGGGCGCTGGCTACCAGCACAATCTGGGCGAGAAGCTTTTCGCCAAGATCGAATATCGCCGCACGCTGGTCGAAGGGCCGGACGTGAACTTCGCGGGCGTCGGCGTCGGCCTGCGCTTCTGA
- a CDS encoding sulfite exporter TauE/SafE family protein produces the protein MDAAALLLAAGAGCIGGIMNGLAGGGTFATLPALIALGLPANIANATSNVALLPGAAASAWGFRDELGPVAGLSVALLATITFVAGLGGSLLLVLTPSDMFDFIIPWLLLFAFVVMVFGRRAADWLHARVTIGRRTLVGAQGILGIYGGYFGGGVGLMTTATYGLLANIEPRALFAIRTLMLAIANLAAAFVFIGFAMVDWRVGAPMLIGAIVGGWSGAAIGKRMSPGVVRGWTLLVTAATTVIFFARAYG, from the coding sequence ATGGATGCCGCCGCACTTCTCCTTGCCGCCGGGGCCGGTTGCATCGGCGGGATCATGAACGGCCTGGCGGGGGGCGGGACCTTTGCGACCTTGCCTGCGCTGATCGCGCTCGGACTGCCCGCCAATATCGCCAACGCGACCTCGAATGTCGCACTGCTGCCCGGTGCTGCCGCGAGCGCATGGGGGTTTCGCGACGAACTGGGTCCGGTCGCGGGCCTGTCGGTGGCGTTGCTTGCGACGATCACCTTTGTCGCGGGGCTGGGGGGCAGCTTGCTGCTCGTCCTGACCCCCAGCGATATGTTCGACTTCATCATTCCCTGGCTGTTGCTGTTCGCGTTCGTCGTGATGGTGTTCGGGCGCCGCGCCGCGGACTGGCTCCATGCGCGCGTCACGATCGGTCGGCGCACGCTGGTCGGGGCACAGGGGATTCTCGGCATCTATGGCGGCTATTTCGGTGGAGGCGTGGGGCTGATGACCACCGCCACCTACGGGCTGCTCGCCAATATCGAGCCGCGCGCGCTGTTCGCGATCCGCACGCTGATGCTCGCCATCGCCAACCTTGCTGCGGCATTCGTCTTTATCGGCTTCGCGATGGTCGACTGGCGCGTGGGAGCGCCGATGCTGATCGGCGCGATTGTCGGCGGATGGAGCGGAGCTGCGATCGGCAAGCGCATGTCGCCGGGGGTGGTGCGCGGCTGGACATTGCTGGTGACGGCGGCGACGACCGTGATATTCTTCGCCCGTGCCTATGGATGA
- a CDS encoding cytochrome b/b6 domain-containing protein, which produces MDEAPPPAVIRRHALATRIWHWITAISVIVLLGSGLMILNAHGQLYWGEYGANYDQPWFKLIWLFDTARVPGWLTIPSTYNLALARRWHLFFALVLGFALLLYMVVSLLNRHFQRDLRIRAGELAGRHLKADLRAHLALRFHDPENPRAYNIFQKLSYAGVIFVLLPLVIFTGLAMSPGMNAAWPWLIDIFGGRQSARSIHFIVAMLLALFIIVHLALVILAGPLNEVRSMLTGNWRVPSEEEEEA; this is translated from the coding sequence ATGGATGAAGCTCCACCCCCGGCGGTGATTCGCCGCCACGCGCTGGCGACGCGCATCTGGCACTGGATCACCGCGATCAGCGTGATCGTGCTGCTGGGCAGCGGGCTGATGATCCTCAACGCGCACGGCCAGCTCTACTGGGGCGAGTACGGCGCCAATTACGACCAGCCCTGGTTCAAGCTGATCTGGCTGTTCGATACCGCGCGGGTGCCGGGGTGGCTGACCATCCCCTCGACCTATAATCTCGCGTTGGCGCGACGCTGGCATTTGTTCTTCGCGCTGGTGCTGGGCTTCGCGCTGTTGCTCTACATGGTCGTCAGCCTGCTCAACCGCCATTTTCAGCGCGACCTGCGCATCCGCGCAGGCGAGCTTGCCGGGCGCCATCTCAAGGCCGATCTGCGCGCCCATCTGGCGTTGCGCTTCCACGATCCCGAGAATCCGCGCGCCTACAATATCTTCCAGAAGCTTTCCTATGCCGGGGTCATCTTCGTCCTGCTCCCGCTGGTGATCTTTACCGGGCTTGCCATGTCGCCGGGGATGAATGCGGCCTGGCCCTGGCTGATCGACATCTTCGGCGGGCGGCAAAGCGCGCGCTCGATCCACTTCATCGTCGCAATGCTGTTGGCGCTGTTCATCATCGTCCATCTCGCGCTGGTTATCCTCGCGGGGCCGTTGAACGAGGTCCGCTCGATGCTGACCGGCAACTGGCGCGTGCCGTCGGAGGAGGAGGAGGAGGCGTGA
- a CDS encoding molybdopterin-binding protein, whose product MTLITRRNLIVASAGGLLAGCDSIGKSATGRDILFKAEAVHRSLQRTIMNRDALAREFSPEDMSPRFRSNGTRNPNTDAYRALAENRFVDWRLRVDGLVTRPLSLSLADLRAMPQRAQITRHDCVEGWSAIGKWQGPKLSAILDAAGLRDTARYLVFHCADSLRGGAYYESIDLIDAFHPQTILAWAMNDRILPVSHGAPVRLRVERQLGYKHAKYVMRVEAVASLDGVGRGKGGYWEDVADYEWYAGI is encoded by the coding sequence GTGACGCTCATCACCCGCCGCAATCTGATCGTTGCCAGCGCGGGCGGGCTGCTCGCGGGGTGCGATTCGATCGGCAAAAGCGCGACCGGGCGCGACATATTGTTCAAGGCGGAGGCGGTGCATCGCAGCCTTCAGCGCACGATCATGAACCGCGACGCGCTCGCCCGCGAATTTTCGCCCGAGGACATGTCGCCGCGCTTTCGCTCGAACGGCACGCGCAACCCGAACACCGATGCGTACCGCGCGCTGGCGGAAAACCGCTTCGTCGACTGGCGGCTGCGCGTCGATGGGTTGGTGACCCGCCCGCTCAGCCTGTCGCTCGCCGACCTGCGCGCCATGCCGCAACGTGCGCAGATCACCCGCCATGATTGCGTGGAGGGGTGGAGCGCGATCGGCAAATGGCAGGGGCCGAAGCTCTCCGCGATCCTCGACGCGGCGGGGCTGCGCGACACCGCCCGCTATCTGGTGTTCCACTGCGCCGACAGCTTGCGCGGCGGCGCCTATTATGAATCGATCGACCTGATCGACGCCTTCCACCCCCAGACGATCCTGGCCTGGGCGATGAACGACCGGATCCTGCCGGTTTCGCATGGCGCGCCCGTCCGCCTGCGCGTCGAGCGTCAACTGGGCTACAAACACGCCAAATATGTCATGCGGGTCGAGGCGGTGGCATCGCTCGACGGCGTCGGGCGGGGCAAGGGCGGCTATTGGGAGGACGTCGCCGACTATGAATGGTATGCAGGGATTTAG
- a CDS encoding SAM-dependent methyltransferase: MALIDHFFTRAVKRGELTVIHADGSARSFGAPDPALSPVTIRFTDPSVARRIVTDPALGAAESFMDGRLVIEKGDILALLRLVTANNRWEDKTGNLAPGPVKQALDNVRFRLDRVNMARRSKRNVAHHYDLSRRLYDLFLDADRQYSCAYFTDPANSLEQAQADKKAHIAAKLALKPGMTVLDIGCGWGGMALYLHEKTGAEVLGVTLSEEQLKVARDRADAAGVAGKVRFELIDYRHVTGQFDRIVSVGMFEHVGPAHYRTFFRKCRELLTPEGVMLLHTIGRAGGPGVTDAFTAKYIFPGGYIPALSEIVRGHEGLRYFLTDVEVLRLHYGYTLQHWYDRTVAARDQIVALYDERFFAMWTYYLAGSLVSFENGGLVNYQLQYSRSRTALPITRDYMAQAEARLRTC, encoded by the coding sequence ATGGCGCTGATCGATCATTTCTTCACTCGCGCCGTGAAGCGCGGCGAACTCACCGTAATCCATGCCGATGGCAGCGCGCGCAGCTTTGGCGCGCCCGATCCGGCGCTGTCCCCGGTGACGATCCGGTTCACCGACCCCTCGGTCGCGCGGCGCATCGTCACCGATCCGGCGCTGGGCGCGGCGGAGAGCTTCATGGACGGGCGGCTGGTGATCGAGAAGGGCGACATTCTCGCGCTGCTGCGCCTGGTCACGGCCAACAACCGATGGGAGGACAAGACCGGCAATCTCGCCCCCGGCCCCGTGAAGCAGGCGCTGGACAATGTCCGCTTCCGGCTCGACCGGGTGAACATGGCTCGCCGGTCGAAGCGCAACGTGGCGCATCATTACGACCTGTCGCGGCGGCTGTACGACCTCTTCCTCGATGCCGACCGGCAATATAGCTGCGCCTATTTCACCGATCCGGCCAACAGCCTGGAACAGGCGCAGGCGGACAAGAAGGCGCATATCGCCGCCAAGCTGGCGCTCAAGCCGGGCATGACGGTGCTCGACATCGGCTGTGGCTGGGGCGGGATGGCGCTGTATCTGCACGAGAAGACCGGCGCCGAAGTGCTGGGCGTGACGCTGTCCGAGGAACAGCTGAAGGTCGCGCGCGATCGCGCCGATGCGGCAGGGGTCGCGGGCAAGGTGCGGTTCGAGCTGATCGATTATCGCCACGTTACCGGGCAGTTCGACCGGATCGTGTCCGTCGGCATGTTCGAACATGTCGGTCCGGCGCATTACCGCACCTTCTTTCGCAAATGCCGCGAGCTGCTGACCCCCGAGGGCGTGATGCTGCTCCACACCATCGGTCGTGCGGGCGGACCCGGGGTCACCGACGCCTTTACCGCCAAATATATCTTCCCTGGAGGGTATATCCCGGCCCTGTCGGAGATCGTGCGCGGGCATGAGGGGCTGCGCTATTTCCTCACCGATGTGGAGGTGCTGCGGCTGCATTATGGCTATACGCTTCAGCACTGGTACGATCGCACCGTTGCCGCGCGCGATCAGATCGTCGCGCTGTATGACGAGCGGTTCTTTGCGATGTGGACCTATTATCTCGCCGGGTCGCTGGTCAGTTTCGAGAATGGCGGGCTGGTGAATTACCAGCTTCAGTATAGCCGGTCGCGCACCGCGCTGCCGATCACGCGCGACTATATGGCGCAGGCGGAAGCGCGGCTGCGCACATGCTGA
- a CDS encoding EF-hand domain-containing protein has product MLIALTLLALQAQPVGVAPDPLPKAEAERRVAERFADLDLNEDGSVERDEVRARFDFDASAEATYQASRQSKKASDPRPEVRSPAMGWAKADAWFAAADKDGDGKVTRAELSAHLGADVEQLGVE; this is encoded by the coding sequence ATGCTGATCGCACTCACCCTGCTCGCCCTCCAGGCCCAACCGGTTGGCGTGGCCCCCGACCCGCTACCGAAGGCGGAGGCCGAACGCCGCGTCGCCGAGCGCTTCGCCGATCTCGACCTCAACGAGGATGGAAGCGTGGAGCGCGACGAGGTCCGCGCGCGATTCGATTTCGACGCAAGCGCGGAGGCGACCTATCAGGCATCGCGCCAGTCCAAAAAGGCGAGCGATCCCCGCCCTGAGGTGCGTTCGCCCGCGATGGGCTGGGCCAAGGCCGATGCCTGGTTCGCGGCGGCGGACAAGGATGGCGACGGCAAGGTCACGCGGGCCGAACTGAGCGCGCATCTGGGCGCCGATGTCGAGCAATTAGGCGTCGAATAG
- a CDS encoding DUF1801 domain-containing protein codes for MAEIKTKPTPADVAAFIDAVEPPVRREDAKTACAMLERITGEKPAMWGPSIIGFGSYHYRYESGHEGDMCRLGFSPRKAELVFYMLTDRAGEAGDLARLGRHRTGKSCLYIKKLADVDLAVLEEMATAAWDHMNAKYPA; via the coding sequence ATGGCCGAGATCAAGACCAAGCCCACCCCCGCCGACGTCGCCGCCTTTATCGACGCTGTCGAGCCGCCGGTCCGACGCGAGGACGCCAAGACGGCCTGCGCGATGCTCGAACGGATCACCGGCGAAAAGCCGGCCATGTGGGGACCCTCGATCATCGGCTTCGGCAGCTATCATTATCGCTACGAAAGCGGGCATGAGGGCGACATGTGCCGTCTCGGCTTCAGCCCCCGCAAGGCCGAGCTGGTATTCTACATGCTGACCGACCGCGCGGGCGAAGCGGGGGATCTGGCGCGGCTGGGCAGACACAGGACCGGGAAGTCCTGCCTTTACATCAAGAAGCTGGCGGACGTGGACCTGGCCGTTCTCGAAGAGATGGCCACCGCCGCCTGGGACCATATGAACGCGAAATACCCGGCCTGA
- a CDS encoding MATE family efflux transporter, with translation MTAQPLTRRSILAQAWPIMLGQTTVPLVGLVDTAVIGWTGDAAALAGVALGTAIISFIFWAFGFLRMGMTGLTAQAHGRAAREEVDGLLVRGVAAGVGIGVVLVALQIVLVPAVFALLAGGGALDAAAREFVTARFIGAPAALGFYAISGWLFGLGRTRETLALQILVNLVNGVLDIVFVWQFGMGARGVGLGTAIAEWVGLIAGIALVVRIAGLRALLAQRAGFFHGAAWKRLFAVNADIMVRTIALLALFLWLANAGARLGTVQLAANHVLMQLVSIFAFVLDGFAFTAESRVGQAVGKRARAELLRAIRLTGEFSLGFGLLATLAALLFGGALIDLLTTNVEVREAARSVLPLAALAAIVGVPAWLLDGVFIGATQGRALRNAASLATSLYIATDLLLRPFGATGLWLALLASYFFRAGLLAIHLPRLFATVAEPPARA, from the coding sequence ATGACCGCCCAGCCGCTCACCCGCCGTTCGATCCTGGCGCAGGCCTGGCCGATCATGCTCGGCCAGACGACGGTGCCGCTGGTGGGGCTGGTCGATACTGCGGTGATCGGCTGGACCGGCGACGCCGCCGCGCTCGCCGGGGTGGCTCTGGGAACGGCGATCATCAGCTTCATCTTCTGGGCGTTCGGTTTTCTGCGCATGGGGATGACGGGCCTGACTGCGCAGGCGCATGGGCGCGCCGCGCGGGAGGAGGTGGACGGGCTGCTGGTGCGCGGCGTCGCGGCGGGGGTCGGTATCGGCGTGGTGCTCGTCGCGCTCCAGATCGTCCTCGTCCCGGCTGTCTTTGCGTTGCTGGCGGGAGGTGGCGCGCTGGACGCGGCGGCGCGGGAGTTCGTGACCGCGCGATTTATCGGTGCCCCGGCAGCATTGGGCTTTTATGCCATCAGCGGCTGGCTGTTCGGTCTTGGCCGCACCCGCGAGACGCTGGCGCTCCAGATCCTCGTCAATCTGGTCAACGGCGTGCTCGATATCGTTTTTGTCTGGCAGTTCGGCATGGGCGCACGCGGCGTGGGCCTTGGTACCGCGATCGCCGAATGGGTCGGGCTGATCGCCGGTATCGCGCTTGTGGTCCGGATCGCGGGCCTGCGCGCGCTGCTCGCTCAGCGTGCCGGTTTCTTTCACGGCGCGGCGTGGAAGCGACTCTTTGCGGTCAATGCCGACATCATGGTCCGCACGATCGCGCTGCTCGCGCTATTCCTGTGGCTCGCCAATGCCGGTGCGCGGCTCGGCACGGTCCAGCTCGCCGCCAACCATGTGCTGATGCAGCTGGTGAGCATCTTCGCCTTTGTCCTCGACGGCTTTGCCTTCACCGCTGAATCGCGGGTGGGCCAGGCGGTGGGGAAGCGCGCAAGGGCGGAATTGCTTCGGGCGATCCGGCTGACGGGTGAGTTCTCGCTTGGATTCGGTCTGTTGGCGACGCTTGCTGCGCTGCTGTTCGGCGGCGCGCTGATCGACCTGTTGACCACCAATGTTGAGGTGCGCGAAGCCGCCCGCTCCGTCCTGCCGCTGGCAGCGTTGGCAGCGATCGTCGGCGTTCCGGCCTGGCTGCTCGACGGGGTGTTCATCGGCGCGACGCAGGGGCGGGCGCTGCGCAATGCCGCGAGCCTCGCCACGAGCCTTTACATTGCGACCGATCTGTTGCTGCGTCCGTTCGGCGCAACGGGACTTTGGCTGGCGTTGCTGGCGAGCTATTTCTTCCGCGCCGGGTTGCTCGCGATCCACTTGCCCCGGCTGTTCGCCACGGTTGCCGAACCGCCCGCGCGGGCCTAG
- a CDS encoding argininosuccinate synthase, which yields MADKINRVVLAYSGGLDTSVILKWLQQEYQCEVVTFTADLGQGEELEPARQKALNAGVKPEHIFIDDLKEEFVRDFVFPMMRANALYEGLYLLGTSIARPLISKRLIEIAKEVGADAVSHGATGKGNDQVRFELSAYALNPDIKVIAPWREWDLTSRTRLIEFAEQHQIAVSKDKRGEAPFSTDANLLHTSSEGKVLEDPWDETPDYVYSRTVNPEDAPDTPEYITIDFEKGDGIALNGMAMSPATLLAALNDLGRKHGIGRLDLVENRFVGMKSRGMYETPGGTIYHLAHRGIESITLDRGAAHLKDEWAPRYAEMIYNGFWFAPEREMMQAAIDYSQQKVAGTVRLKLYKGGVYVVGRKSPYSLYSEKVVTFEDDQGAYDQRDAAGFIKLNALRLRLLGRRGQ from the coding sequence ATGGCCGACAAGATCAATCGTGTGGTTCTCGCCTATTCGGGCGGTCTCGACACCAGCGTGATCCTGAAATGGCTTCAGCAGGAATATCAGTGCGAGGTCGTCACCTTCACCGCCGATCTGGGACAGGGCGAGGAGCTCGAGCCCGCGCGGCAAAAGGCGCTGAACGCCGGGGTGAAGCCCGAGCACATCTTCATCGACGACCTCAAGGAAGAGTTCGTCCGCGACTTCGTGTTCCCGATGATGCGCGCCAATGCGCTCTATGAGGGGCTGTACCTGCTCGGCACGTCGATCGCGCGCCCGCTGATCAGCAAGCGGCTGATCGAGATCGCCAAGGAAGTCGGTGCGGACGCGGTCAGCCACGGTGCGACCGGCAAGGGCAATGATCAGGTCCGCTTCGAGCTGTCGGCCTATGCGCTCAACCCGGACATCAAGGTCATCGCGCCGTGGCGCGAATGGGACCTGACCAGCCGCACCAGGCTGATCGAATTCGCCGAACAACACCAGATTGCGGTGAGCAAGGACAAGCGCGGCGAGGCGCCCTTCTCGACCGACGCCAACCTGTTGCACACCAGTTCCGAGGGCAAGGTGCTGGAGGATCCGTGGGACGAGACGCCCGATTATGTCTATTCGCGCACGGTGAACCCGGAGGACGCGCCGGACACGCCCGAATATATCACGATCGATTTCGAGAAGGGCGACGGCATCGCGCTGAACGGCATGGCGATGTCGCCCGCGACGCTGCTGGCGGCGCTCAACGATCTGGGGCGCAAGCATGGCATTGGGCGGCTCGACCTGGTTGAGAACCGCTTCGTGGGCATGAAGTCGCGCGGCATGTACGAGACGCCGGGCGGCACCATCTATCACCTCGCGCATCGCGGGATCGAGAGCATCACGCTCGACCGCGGCGCCGCGCACCTCAAGGACGAATGGGCGCCGCGCTATGCCGAGATGATCTATAACGGCTTCTGGTTCGCACCCGAGCGCGAGATGATGCAGGCCGCGATCGACTATTCGCAGCAGAAGGTTGCCGGGACCGTGCGGCTCAAGCTCTACAAGGGCGGCGTCTATGTCGTCGGGCGCAAGTCGCCTTATTCGCTCTACAGTGAAAAGGTGGTGACGTTCGAGGACGATCAGGGCGCTTATGACCAGCGCGATGCGGCGGGGTTCATCAAGCTCAACGCGCTGCGGTTGCGGTTGCTGGGGCGGCGGGGCCAGTAA
- a CDS encoding metallophosphoesterase — MKRILMIGLCLALAFAGYGYWEALRDPVVRTAAIGMADWPEGQAPLRVALLSDLHVAGPDMPPARLAGIVEQVNALKPDMVLIAGDLVSDKRVSTHRYSEDEAIAPLGRLRARFGVVAVLGNHDHWRSTAGIRHALEANRVTVLSNSVIRRAGLIIAGADDDFTGRADPAALARAVTPLKGPVVALSHSPDIVPALPPRFALVLAGHTHCGQIALPLIGRPATMSRYGDRFACGLIREGERTIIVGAGLGTSLLPLRIGAPPDLWLLTLTGPAAPATATAAR, encoded by the coding sequence ATGAAGCGCATTCTCATGATCGGCCTGTGCCTGGCACTCGCATTTGCGGGATATGGCTATTGGGAAGCGTTGCGCGATCCTGTCGTGCGGACTGCTGCGATCGGGATGGCGGACTGGCCAGAAGGGCAAGCCCCGCTGCGGGTTGCGCTGCTAAGTGACCTGCACGTCGCCGGGCCCGATATGCCACCCGCGCGGCTGGCGGGGATCGTGGAGCAGGTCAACGCGCTGAAACCGGACATGGTGCTGATCGCGGGCGATCTGGTCAGCGACAAGCGCGTTTCCACCCATCGTTACAGCGAAGATGAGGCAATCGCCCCGCTCGGTAGGCTGCGCGCCCGGTTCGGGGTGGTCGCGGTGCTCGGCAATCACGACCATTGGCGCAGCACCGCCGGCATCCGCCACGCGCTCGAGGCCAACCGCGTCACGGTGCTGAGCAATTCGGTTATTCGCCGCGCCGGGCTGATCATCGCGGGCGCCGATGACGACTTCACCGGCCGCGCCGACCCCGCAGCGCTCGCCCGCGCGGTCACGCCGCTCAAGGGGCCGGTCGTGGCGCTGAGCCACTCGCCCGACATCGTGCCCGCGCTACCGCCCCGCTTCGCGCTGGTCCTCGCCGGACACACGCATTGCGGCCAGATCGCGCTGCCGCTGATCGGGCGGCCGGCCACCATGTCGCGCTACGGCGATCGCTTTGCGTGCGGGCTGATCCGCGAGGGCGAGCGGACGATCATAGTCGGCGCCGGGCTGGGCACCAGCCTGCTGCCCCTGCGCATCGGCGCCCCGCCCGACCTGTGGCTGCTGACCCTTACTGGCCCCGCCGCCCCAGCAACCGCAACCGCAGCGCGTTGA